GCGCGGTGGCGATGCCTTGCGTGGCCAGGGTGTCGCGCTGGCGCGATTCGATCACCCGCGTCGGCTCGTAAGCGGCGTCGCTGAGGTAGGAGATCGGGCCGAAGCTCTGCTCGCCGTCGTCGCTCGGGGCCGGGTCGAGCAGCACGTCGCCGCCCGACATGCGCGTTTCCATCTCCATGACTTCTTCGCGCTTGACCTTGAGCTGCTCGGCCATGGCGTCGATCTCGTGCTCGGAGAGGGTTTCGCGGTAGGTTTCGGCGTTCTCGGCCTCGGCCTTGAATTCCTGCTTCATCGAGCGCAGATTGAAGAACAGCTTGCGCTGCGCCTTGGTGGTTGCCACCTTGACCATGCGCCAGTTCTTCAGGATGTATTCGTGAATCTCGGCCTTGATCCAGTGCATGGCGTAGCTGACCAGGCGCACGCCCTGGTCGGGGTCGAAGCGGCGCACGGCCTTCATCAGGCCGATATTGCCTTCCTGGATCAGGTCGCCATGGGGCAGGCCATAGCCCAGATATTGCCGCGAGATGGAAACCACCAGCCGCAGGTGCGACAGCACCAGCCGGCCCGCAGCCTCCAGGTTGTTGTCTTCGCGCAGTTGGCGTGCAAAACGCTGCTCTTCGTCGAGCGTGAGCATGGGCAAACGATTGACCGCGGTGATGTATGCGTCCAGGTTGCCCAGCGGTGGCACCATGGCCCAGGGGTTGGCAGGCGTCAGGGCGGTGCTGGTACGGGCTTCGGACAGTGTCATGGGGGGCGGTCCTTTCTGTGTCTTGGTCTAAATGTTAGCACTCGCTTAGGTAGAGTGCCAAAACCGAAGTTCCCCCGAATGTCAGGTTCCGAAGGGTGCCTAGTGCGGGCAAATGGCGTGCGCGCCCGGTGGTGCGCCGGGCGTCGCGTGCCTTTCAAGCGGCGGGTTGGCCTGCGTCGGGCGCGGCTGGCGGTCAGCGCGGCGCTGGGGTAGTCTGGCAGCGGCCACACGCTGGCCAAACCATGAACGAAACCAAGCCTGCTGCGCGGCAGTGGGCCGTGAATGAGGAGCCAGGAGCGATGCTGGGACTTGAGACTATCGCGATCGTGAGCACCACGGTCGCACAGGCGCACGATGCCGAGCGGCTTGCGGCCCTGGCGCTGCAGCAGCGCCTGGCGGCCTGCGTGCAGGTGGCGCAGGTGCAATCGCATTACCGCTGGAAGGGCGCGCTGCAGCGCGAAGCCGAGTGGCGGCTCGACGGCAAGACGACGCAGGCGCAGGCGCCGGCGCTGCTGGCCTTGCTGCGCGCCCACCATCCCTACGAACTGCCCGAGCTGGCGGTGCACACCTGCGAGGTAAGCAACGCCTACGCCGACTGGGTGCGCGCCGAAACCGGCCAAGCCCTGCCCGGTGCCGGCTAGGCTTGAGCAGCGCGCGGCCGCGGCCCCGAAGGCAATGCCGGCGCCGCTTCAGAGCTGGGCGCGCACGGCCACCTCGAAATCGGCCAGCGGCACCGGGCGGCCGAACAGATAGCCCTGAAACTTGCGGCAACCCTGGTCGAGCAGCAGCGCGTGGTGCGCCTGGGTTTCCACGCCTTCGGCCACGACGGTGAGTTGCAGCGAGTCGGCCAGCGTGATGATGCTGCGCGCAATCGCCGCATCGGTGGGGTTGTCCAGCATGCCGCGCACGAAGCCCTGGTCGATCTTCAGTTCGGACAGCGGCAGGCGTTTGAGGTAGCCCAGGCTGGAGTAGCCGGTGCCGAAGTCGTCGAGCGAGAGCCACAGCCCCAGCGTGCGCAGCTGCTGCATGATCTCGATCACGCCCTGCACGTTGCTCAGCAGCACGCTTTCGGTCAGCTCCAGCCGCAGCCGCTCGGGGTTGGCGCCGCTGCGCGCAAGCAGACTGGCGAGCTCGCCGGCAAAACCCTCCTGCAGGAATTGGCGTGCGCTGATGTTGAGCGACAGGCTCAGGGGGCGCAGCTCTGCCTGGGCCTGCCAGCGCGCCTGCTGCTGCATGCCGGCCTGCAACACCCATTGGCCGATTTCCATGATCTGCCCGGTCTCTTCGGCGAGCTGGATGAACTGCGCCGGCCCCACCAGGCCGTGCACCGGGTCGTTCCAGCGCAGCAGCGCCTCGGCGCCGACGATGCGCCCGATCTCGTCCACCTGGGGTTGGTAGTAAAGCTCGAACTGGGCGTGCTTGAGCGCCTGATGCAGCCGGCTTTGCAGGCCGGCGCGCGCATTGGCCGCGGCCTGCATGTGCGGGTCGAAAAAGCGCAGCGTGTTGCGCCCTTCGTCCTTGGCGCGGTACATCGCCAGGTCGGCGTGCTTGAGCAGTTCGTCCGCGCTGGCGGTGTGCTCGTCGATCAGCGCGATGCCCAGGCTCGCCGTCAGCTGCTGCTCCTGCCCCTGCAGCTCGTAGGGGCGGCGCAGTTGCGCAAGCAGTTTTTCGGCCAGCGGCCGCAGCACCGCGGGCGCAGGTATGCCCGAGCTGCCCAGGTGCGGCAGCAACACCACGAATTCGTCGCCCCCCAGACGCGCCACGGTGTCCTGTTCGCGCACGCTGGACTGCAGGCGCCGCGCGGTCTGCATCAGCACCTGGTCGCCGGCTTCGTGGCCGTGGCTGTCGTTCAGCGTCTTGAAGTGGTCCAGGTCGAGAAAGAAGAGGGCGGCAAACGAGCCGTTGCGCCGGCACTCGAGCAGCACCTGCTGGACGCGATCGACCAGCAGCCGCCGGTTGGGCAGGCCGGTCAGGGCGTCGAAGTAGGCGAGGTAGCGCGCCCGCTCCTCGGCCGCCTTGCGCACCGAAATGTCGATGTCTATGGAAAAGGCTTCGGGCGGTTGCCCCTGCACCTGGATCAGCGCGTGGCTTGCATACACGTCGACTTCGCTGCCGTCCTTGCGGCGCACCCGCGCCTCGCCCGGCGGGATGGGGCTGCCGGTGCTGAACATGCGCGCCGACGCCGCGCGCGCCCGCACCACGGTGTCGGGGCGCACCACCAGGCTGACGATGTCCTTGCCCAGCACCTCTGCCGCGGTGTAGCCGTAGAGCTGCTCGGACGCGCCGTTCCAGAAAGTGATGCTGCCATCGGCCAGATAGCCCTTGACCGAGACCATGGGCAGGTTGCTGAGCACGCTGCGAAAGCGTTCTTCGGACTCGCGCAGCAGCACTTCGGAGCGCACCTGGTCGGTGCGGTCGCGTGCGATGAACACCACCGCATCGCGCCCGCGCACCGGCACGCCCACGGGCTGGCAGCGGCCTTCGAAGTGGCGCGGGCCCGCCGGCGTGGTCAGGGTGTATTGCAGCGTCTGGGCCTGCCCGCTGTGCACGGCGCGGGTGATGGTCTCGTGTGCGCGCCGCGCCACTTCGGGCGGCAGCTGGTCGTCGATGTTCTGGCCCGGCAATTGCGACAGCGGCGCGGTGGCCAGCGAGGCGTCGGAGGACATGACCTCCAGATAATTGCCATCGACATCGATCAGCATCAGCAGGTCGGGGGCCGAGCGGGTGACGGCTTGCAGGCGCGCGGCAGTCTCGGCCAGCGAGGCTTCGGTACGCAGGTGGCGCTCGATGTCGCCCAGCATCCAGCCCAGCAGCGCCGTCGCGGGCGCCAGCACGGTGAGAAAGGGCAGGGCGAGCCTGCTGTTGACGTGCGCGACGGTTGCAGGATCGAGCGCCTGAAACAGTGCGAGCGCGAGCAGGTGCAGCAGTACGCCAAAGCCCAGATAGTGCAGTACGCCGCGCCCGACGTAGCCCCGCTGGCTGGCCCAGCGGTAGAGCAAGCCGAGTGCGCTCGACGCCACGATGACCAGGCTGCCCACTACCAGGCCGCTGCCGCCCAGGGCAATGCGGGCGGCGGCGGCCATCACGGTGGCGATCAGCGCCGGCAGCCAGCCGCCAAACAGCGCGGCCATGGCCAGCACCACGGAGCGCGCGTCAAAAAAGACGCCGGGCGCAAGCTGCAGCGGCGTATACATGCCGACGATGCAGATGCCGCCGAACAGCAGGCCAGACAGCACGCGCCCGGGCAAGGGCTCACGTATCGTCAGGCGCGCCAGCACGCTCTGCAGGAAACACAGAGCCAGCAGGAGGGCCGCGCCTTGGATCAGTGCCAGTGTCATCGTCGCCGCGTGTCAAACCGGGGCTGGTGGTGCATGCATCATCGGCGAAATCCCCGGCCGGGTAAATTGCAGCCGAACTGGCGGCGGCTGGCCATGGCATGCCGCATGCAGCGCCCGCCGGGCGGCTCCCCAGCCAGCCATGGATGCGGGCAGCGGCGTGCAGAAAAGGAAAAGGGGTTTCAGTCTGCGGACTGAAACCCCTCGTCTTTTTTGGTGCGGCTGGCAGGAATCGAACCCACGGCCTCTTGGTTCGTAGTTTTGCAGTCGCTCGCAAGTAGTTGATTTTTATGGTTCTGACGCCATCCGTTCCCATGGATTGCGCGCCGTCGTATGCAGGGTTTGTCGTGCATGTCCCCTCGGATTTCCCATCAATCCAGCATCAACATCAGGCCAGCGTTGCATTGCGAAACACTTCAGCAGCCCACTGGTTGAGGCTTTGCCCGCGTGCCTGCGCGGCGATTTGCGCCTGCAGGTGAACCTCAGGCGGCACGCGCAGCATCATGTTGCCGCTGGCGGGCTTGAGCGGCTGCTTGCCGCTCTTGGCGCAGGTGGCCAGGTAGTCATCGACGGCTTCCTCAAACGCCGCGCGCAGTTCGGCCACGGTTTCGCCATGAAAGCCAATCACGTCGGCAATGCCGAGGATGCGGCCAGCGAAGATGGCGTCGCGCTCATCGAACCCGACACGGGCGGTATAGCCTTTGTGGGTCATGGTGTTCATGGTTTCACTCCGATCAAGGTCAGAAAATCGCGGGCCTGCTCCACTTGGTACGCCTTGGCCTCCTTTGCCGGGTGGGGGCGATGGAAGGCGGCGACGTGGCCGTCCTTCACGAATCGCACGCGGTTGCCATTGCCCTCTACCAACGCACACCCCGTGGCCATGAGCAGGGATTCGATGGCTGCCCATTCCAGCGTCTTGCCGGTGGGTTTGGCAAACACGGCTTCAAGAGTCTTGCGCTGCCTGCCGTTCATGCGCCGGATGATAGCAAGTAGTGCAATCTGTTGCAATCACTTTTTGCAATCATCTGTGCTGTCGTTCGCCACGGCGGAAATGGCTGTGCGAGGCATACAGAGGAAATCAGGTCAATGGGAATCGCCGTAGCAGTTCATCAGGGGCGACGACTTGCCCAAAGCTCCCCAAGCAGTTTTCCGATCAGGAAAAGGAAAAGGGGTTTCAGTCTGCAGACTGAAACCCCTCGTCTTTTTTGGTGCGGCTGGCAGGAATCGAACCCACGACCCCTTGGTTCGTAGCCAAGTACTCTATCCAGCTGAGCTACAGCCGCGAAGCGCGCAACTATAGCACAGCATTTTGGCCTTCGCAGGCAAACCGGGCGGGGTTTTTTGCAGGTTTCAGCGTTTGGCGTAGCCCAGGCAGGCGCCGGCGTTGGGCATGCCCTGGCATTCGCGGTACAGGCGTTTTTCGCGCTCGGCGGTGCTCTCGCCCGAATGGTTTTGCGAAGGCTTGACCCGGGTGCTGCGCTTCTTGGCCGGTGCATGCGTCGCGGACGCTGCCTTCTTGTTCTTGCTGGCGCCCTGGGCGCCGGGCGCAAGCGCGAGCAAGCTGGTGGCGGCAATGGCCAGCGTGAGCCCGCGCAGCGCTGCACGCAGCGCAGGGGCGGGCAAACGGGGGCGTGCAGGGGCGGGACGCGGCATGGTTTTGCCCAGGGTTTGAAGGGAGCGCAGATGGTGGCACGGGTGCGCGCCGGCAGGCACGGGGTTTGCAAGCATGGCCGCAAAGGGGCCGGCGCCGTATAATCTGCGGGTTTTGCATGGTGCAGAACGCACGCCAGAGGCCCTTCCAGCTGCTGGCGCAAGTCACACCGGAGCCTGCGCGGCGCGCCCATGCGCGCTGCAGCCAGCGCCCAATTTTCAGGAAACATCATGATCTCTTCCACAGCCAAGGCCGAGGTAGTCAAGGCCAATGCCCGTTCCGCCACGGACACGGGCAGCCCCGAAGTGCAAGTGGCGCTGCTCACCGCGCGCATCAACGAACTGACCCCGCACTTCAAGCAGCACGTGAAGGACCACCATGGCCGCCGCGGTCTGCTGCGCATGGTGAGCCGTCGGCGCAAGCTGCTCGACTACCTCAAGGCCAAGGACGCCGAGCGCTATACCGCGCTGATCGCCAAGCTCGGCCTGCGCAAGTAAGCGCCGGGCCACGGGACGACGCCTGTGCTGGTGAACCTGGCCCAGGCGTTTTCTTCTTTTCGCAAGGACCTCAGGCAGAGCGAAGCTGTGTCATTCCAAATGGGTATTGGCTCTTTTTTGAGAGCTGCCAGCGCCCGTCTGGAATGGCATCGCGATCTGTTTGACCTTGAAACCAAGGCTGCACAAGCGCCAGCAGCTACCTTTTCAGGAGTTAACGATGACCATCTTCAACAAGATCACCAAGACCTTCCAATGGGGCCAGCACAGCGTGACGCTGGAAACCGGCGAAGTCGCGCGCCAGGCGGGCGGCGCCGTGCTGGTGCGCATGGACGACACCGTGGTGCTGGCCACGGTGGTCGGCTCCAGGAACCCCAAGCCGGGCCAGGACTTCTTCCCGCTGACGGTGGACTACATCGAGAAGACCTATGCCGCCGGCAAGATTCCCGGCAACTTCTTCAAGCGCGAGGCCAAGCCCAGCGAGCATGAAACCCTCACCAGCCGCCTGATCGACCGCCCGATCCGCCCGCTGTTTCCCGAAGGTTTCTACAACGAGGTGCACGTCGTCATTCACACCGTCTCGCTCAACCCCGAGGTGGACGCCGACATCGCCGCGCTGATCGGCACCAGCGCGGCGCTGGCGATTTCGGGCATTCCGTTCAACGGCCCGATCGGCGCGGCGCGCGTGGGCT
The DNA window shown above is from Comamonas sp. NLF-1-9 and carries:
- the cutA gene encoding divalent-cation tolerance protein CutA, with amino-acid sequence MNETKPAARQWAVNEEPGAMLGLETIAIVSTTVAQAHDAERLAALALQQRLAACVQVAQVQSHYRWKGALQREAEWRLDGKTTQAQAPALLALLRAHHPYELPELAVHTCEVSNAYADWVRAETGQALPGAG
- the rpsO gene encoding 30S ribosomal protein S15; protein product: MISSTAKAEVVKANARSATDTGSPEVQVALLTARINELTPHFKQHVKDHHGRRGLLRMVSRRRKLLDYLKAKDAERYTALIAKLGLRK
- the rpoH gene encoding RNA polymerase sigma factor RpoH, which translates into the protein MTLSEARTSTALTPANPWAMVPPLGNLDAYITAVNRLPMLTLDEEQRFARQLREDNNLEAAGRLVLSHLRLVVSISRQYLGYGLPHGDLIQEGNIGLMKAVRRFDPDQGVRLVSYAMHWIKAEIHEYILKNWRMVKVATTKAQRKLFFNLRSMKQEFKAEAENAETYRETLSEHEIDAMAEQLKVKREEVMEMETRMSGGDVLLDPAPSDDGEQSFGPISYLSDAAYEPTRVIESRQRDTLATQGIATALQELDERSRRIVEERWLNVNDDGSGGMTLHDLAAEYGVSAERIRQIEVAAMKKMKKALVQYA
- a CDS encoding EAL domain-containing protein; translation: MTLALIQGAALLLALCFLQSVLARLTIREPLPGRVLSGLLFGGICIVGMYTPLQLAPGVFFDARSVVLAMAALFGGWLPALIATVMAAAARIALGGSGLVVGSLVIVASSALGLLYRWASQRGYVGRGVLHYLGFGVLLHLLALALFQALDPATVAHVNSRLALPFLTVLAPATALLGWMLGDIERHLRTEASLAETAARLQAVTRSAPDLLMLIDVDGNYLEVMSSDASLATAPLSQLPGQNIDDQLPPEVARRAHETITRAVHSGQAQTLQYTLTTPAGPRHFEGRCQPVGVPVRGRDAVVFIARDRTDQVRSEVLLRESEERFRSVLSNLPMVSVKGYLADGSITFWNGASEQLYGYTAAEVLGKDIVSLVVRPDTVVRARAASARMFSTGSPIPPGEARVRRKDGSEVDVYASHALIQVQGQPPEAFSIDIDISVRKAAEERARYLAYFDALTGLPNRRLLVDRVQQVLLECRRNGSFAALFFLDLDHFKTLNDSHGHEAGDQVLMQTARRLQSSVREQDTVARLGGDEFVVLLPHLGSSGIPAPAVLRPLAEKLLAQLRRPYELQGQEQQLTASLGIALIDEHTASADELLKHADLAMYRAKDEGRNTLRFFDPHMQAAANARAGLQSRLHQALKHAQFELYYQPQVDEIGRIVGAEALLRWNDPVHGLVGPAQFIQLAEETGQIMEIGQWVLQAGMQQQARWQAQAELRPLSLSLNISARQFLQEGFAGELASLLARSGANPERLRLELTESVLLSNVQGVIEIMQQLRTLGLWLSLDDFGTGYSSLGYLKRLPLSELKIDQGFVRGMLDNPTDAAIARSIITLADSLQLTVVAEGVETQAHHALLLDQGCRKFQGYLFGRPVPLADFEVAVRAQL
- a CDS encoding type II toxin-antitoxin system HicB family antitoxin codes for the protein MNTMTHKGYTARVGFDERDAIFAGRILGIADVIGFHGETVAELRAAFEEAVDDYLATCAKSGKQPLKPASGNMMLRVPPEVHLQAQIAAQARGQSLNQWAAEVFRNATLA
- a CDS encoding type II toxin-antitoxin system HicA family toxin, whose amino-acid sequence is MNGRQRKTLEAVFAKPTGKTLEWAAIESLLMATGCALVEGNGNRVRFVKDGHVAAFHRPHPAKEAKAYQVEQARDFLTLIGVKP